CGCGTCTATCTTCGCTCAGCTTATCAAACCAGGTTGAATATTACTAGATATTACTAGGTAGCCGTGATTGGCGATCGATGTTACCGACTTGCGCTTATTTCCGCCTGTGGCCAGCGTTTCAAGATCACCGTAAAAATACTGCCCTGGTTTTCCTGGCTATTAACCTTGATCTCGCCCTGCATTTTACTCAGCAGTTCCTTGACGATCGCTAAGCCAATGCCACTGCCAGGAATATTGCTATGGGCTTGACGACCGCGAAAACGCCGATCGAATAAATGTTCTAGATCCTTGCTGGGAATGCCATAGCCGCTGTCTTTGATGGCAATCGCCACTGTTTCTGGCAATACCCGCACTGCTATTTCTACCTGCCCCTGGGGTGTATATTTCACCGCATTGTCGAGTAAGTTACCCAGCACCTCCCGCAATGCGCCACCATTGGCCTTGATCGGTGGTAATTCCGCTGGCATATAAGCCCGAAAGCTCAGTCCTTTGGTCTCGGCGATCGCTTCTGTGGATCGCAGCAATGGCGTTAATATTTCAGCCAAATCCGTAGCCGCCAATTCCAGGGTTGAAGCTGGCAGTAAGAACATTTCCTGTTGAGGTAAAGCCAATTCTTCCGCCGCATATCTGGCCTGGTCTACTTCTGCCAGAATATCTTGCATATGCTGGGATTCTTGCAGGATACCCGACACAAAGCGATGCATGGGGTTGTCGGGGGCAATCCGACGGGCGAGCAATTTGGCGAAGGTTTTGATCGCCGTGAGCGGGTTGCGCAACTGGTGCATCACCGTACTCAAAAACTGCTGTTGCCCCAGATAGGTCTGCTTTTGGGATTCCTCTAGCCATTGACAACGCCGATCGAGGGCACAGGCGATCGCCAGGGTATTGGCAATCTGTTGAATCTGGAAATGCTCGGTTTCGGTCCAGTTGCGATCCTCTCGTCCTGCCATCAATACACCCACGATCTCACCTTCATATACCAGGGGCAAAACCACCCGACCGGGCTTAACCAGGGCACTGCTTGCTGACGCTGGCAGCATTGGTGCGCTGTCGGCGGGTAATTCTTCGCTGGCTCCCACCGGATAGGCGGCCACTTCCACCAGATCAGTGGGCATTCCCTGGGCGATCCCCTCGGCCAGATAAACCACGCTAGATGCTGCACCCAAACTTTGCGTGAGTAGGGCGATTTGGGACTGAGCAATCGAGACTAGGTCGGGGCTGGCGGAATTCATATCACTAACTAATCACGATTTAAGTTAGTTTGAGCGGTGTGGTTAATCAAGGTGGTTCTTAACCTGTTTAAAAATAGATCGCTATATAGTTTGCCTTAGTGGTCAACCATGAAAATAGTGATTTGGGTTCAAGCTGGTTGATGAGACAATCATCTGGATTACAATCCTGCCTGTTTATTAAATTAGGCAAGCATTGGATTTAGTTAGCCAGATTAAGTCAATCGGTGGTGGGCTGCTACCTACCTTTGGGTTAGGTAGAATTTGGGGTGGATAAGTTTGCTAACTTCGATCGCCCACTAAGATCTGCTGGAATATAATTGTATGCTTCCACTCTAATAGTAGCTAACAATAAACTTACTAATCATGAAATAAAAGCATCCAATAAAAGTATCCAATAAAAGCTAGGTATGCTGTTTGGATTGAAATTTTGGATTGAAAGTAAGCTCGACTACATTAAATTATGGGCGGTATATAAATGTATATAAATTGGGCTTCCCTAAAAGCTCTATTCTAGAAGATCTGATTAATTGTCATTAATCGCAGGAAATCTGGGCAAACAAATAAAATATCTATGCAAATTGCCACCTGGAATGTTAATTCAGTGCGAACCCGCCTGGAACAAGTGCTTGATTGGCTGCGATCGCATCCCGAAGTAGATGTGCTCTGCCTTCAAGAGACCAAAGCGCCGGACGATAAATTTCCGATCGCCGCCTTTAATGATCTGGGCTACCAGGTTTATATCTATGGCCAGAAATCCTATAACGGCGTGGCGATCGTAGCTAAGCAGCAAATGGACGAGATCGCCAATGGATTTGGGGCGATCCTGGGGGATGGGTTTAGTGCTAATAACCCAGATCTAGATTTTGATGATCAAAAGCGGGTGATTTCTGGCGTGAGCAATGGCGTGCGGATTGTAAATCTCTATGTGCCCAATGGTTCAGCCCCTGGCAGTGAGAAATATGACTATAAATTGCAGTGGTTAGCTAAATTAAACAATTACTTAAAAAAGCTGATTGAGCAGGATGGCGGCATTGATGCGGCGCAAATTCTGGTGTGTGGCGATCTGAATGTGGCGATCGCCGATATTGATATCTATGACCCCAGCGATCGAGCTAAGCATATTATGTCTACCGATCTTGAGCGTGAGACCTTGCAAGCGGCTGTACTTAATCTTGGCTTCCAGGATGCATTTCGCAAATTCACCCCAGATGCGGGGCATTTTAGTTGGTGGGACTATCGGGGTGGGTCATTCCGGCGTAATCATGGCTGGCGGATTGATTACCACCTACTCAGCCCCAAGCTTTATGAGCAGGCGATCGCCTGTACCATAGACATCGAACCCCGTCGCCTGGAAAAACCCAGCGATCACACTCCCGTAGTGGTAGAGTTGCAATTGGCATAATGGAGTCAAAGTATTCTAGTTAGCGCCATAAAATAACCATCAAGCTTTAATATCATCGATAATATGCCCAAGCAGGGTGATGGTTAGCTCATATTCACCCGGATGTATGAAGCCCACTAATGATCTAGCACCTTAGGCTTAGTTAAGCTGACACAAATACTAACTATTTCTGGCGATAAACATTCTTCACTGCCCGCACCTGACAAAGTATCACTCTAACGATCGAGTAAGTTATGCAGACAAGGAATTTAACCAAGCTAGGTAACTTAACCAAGCATGTAGGGCATTTAGGGCATTTTGGTAAGCTAAGCATTACCGCTTTCTCTGTGGCTATGCTTGGCGCTTGTCAAGGCGGACCCCCTCCTGGCTCTGGCGGGCAAGCAATTCCGGTGGAGATCAAAACCGTAGAGCTGGGAGATATCCAGGAAACAACCGAATATATTGCCAACCTTAATTCCCGTGAGTCGGTCACGCTCCAGCCCAGGGTTTCTGGTCAAATCGCCCAAATTTTGGTGCAAGCCGGTGATTATGTGGAAGCAGGTACACCGATTATTCAAATTGATCCTACTGAGCAACAGGCCGCATTACTAAGTACGATCGCGGCAGTTGAATCGGCAGCAGCGGCGGCAGCCTCGACCCAGGCCAGACTCGAAGATGTGCGTTCTGTTTTGCGATCGCTCGAAGCCAGCAAGCTAGCCAATCTTTCCGATGTAGCGCTCAACCAACGTGATTTACAGCGAGATGCAGAATTAGTCCAAGAAGGTGCAATCACCCAGCGCGATCTTGATACCCGCGTTAATTCGCTCGAACGAGCCCAGGCCACTTTGGGTCAAGTTGAGCAAGAGATCGAAGCCCAAAAAGCCAGAGTCCTAGCGGCGGAGGCTGACCTCGCGCGAAGTGAAAGGTTGCTGGTGCAGGCTCAGGCTGATGCCGAGGAACAACAAGCCCTATTGGGTTTCTATGGCATTACGGCTCCATTTGCCGGTACAGTGGGCGATATCCCGGTTAAGGTGGGGGATTTTGTTGATTCTGGCACCCAATTACTCACGATCACTCAAAATGAACAATTAGAAGTAGAAATTAATATCCCGATCGAGCGATCGCCAGAGCTTCAGGTTGGCCTGCCTGTGGTGCTGCTGGACTCGAATAATAATATTTTGGGTGAAAGCCAAATTTCCTTTATTGCCCCAAATACAGAAACTGTGACCCAGTCAATTTTGGTAAAGGCAATTTTTGATAATGCTGAAGAGCTACTCCGTGCCGATCAATTTGTGCGAGCCAGAATAGTTTGGAGCGAAGGTAAAGGGGTGTTGATTCCCACTTCTTCGATCTCGCGTTTGGGGGGTCAAAATTTTGTGTTTCAGGCCGTACCACCGGAAGAGATCGAGCAAGAGGAGCCACCCGAAGGCACTGAAGCTGATCCGGAACAAGCCCAGCGATCACCGATCGAGGCAACACCAGCAAATGCTCAATCCAGTGAAGACTCTGAGAATCAGGGCCCGCCTACCTTTATCGCCGTCCAAAAGCCAGTCAAGCTAGGCCGAATTCAAGGCAACAGTTACCACGTATTAGAGGGGCTGGAAGCAGGCGATCAACTGGTTACCTCTGGCATTCTTAAGCTAACCGATGGAGCGCCAGTCATGCGCTTGTCCGATCTACCGCCAATGGATGGCCCGCCTGATCAGGCTCCGAAAGGAAGTTAATCAAATTTCGGTTGAGTTGAAAGTATGGATAGTTGAAAGTATGGATAACCTGTACATAGGATATATCACCAGAATATGCGTAAAAATCATATGGTAGCTTCTGCAAGTAAATTTAGACAGGAACATCCAGCTTTAGATTTGCTCTCGCTACCCCCTATATATATTCTCAAGCCTTATATTCTCAGGTCTATTGATAAATTGATAAGCGGATTGCTCTGACCTAGTTTGAATAATTCACTTATTTTTTCTTATTCTGCTCTGATTCAGGCATTACATCAGACCAAGTCCGGTTCTAACTAACCTCCAACATCCATATGTTTGTTGATACTTTTATCAAGCGACCAGTATTGGCATCTGTTGCCGCGATCATTATTGTTCTTACTGGTGCGATCGCAATTCCGACCCTGCCAGTGGCGCAATACCCCAACGTCAGCCCGCCGCAGGTAGTAGTAACCGCCAACTACACTGGTGCCAATGCGGAGGTAGTAGAACAAACCGTAACTTCAATCCTGGAGCGGGAAATCAACGGGATCGAAGGCATTCGCTATATGAATTCGGTCAGTGCCAACACTGGCACCAGTACGATTACAATCACCTTTGAGCTCGATCGGGATCAAGATATTGCGGCGGTAGATGTGCAAAACCGGGTGCAAACTGCCCAGGCCCGACTCCCAACTGATGTAACTGCGCTGGGGGTAACAATTAGCAAAGAGTCCAGTAACCTGGTGATGGTAATGGGGCTCTATGCCGAAGATGGAGTCTATGATGACACCTATGTTAGTAACTATGCTGACCTATTTATCAGGGATGCCCTCAAGCGGCTTAATGGTGTAAGCAATGTAGTTATTTTCGGTGAACGCCAATATGCAATGCGGGTCTGGCTCGATCCACAGCGATTGGCACAACGGGGTCTGGCGGCTCAGGATGTGGTCAATGCCTTGCGTGAGCAAAACTTGCAAGTAGGTGCGGGGCAAATTGGTCTACCACCCACCACCAGCGATCAGCAATATCAGCTTAGTATTGTGGCTAAGGGGCGCTTAAGCACAGCCGAGGAATTTGAAGATATCACTATTTCTGCCAGCGATGATGGCACTCTAATCAAGATCAGAGATATTGGTCGGGTCGAGCTTGGCGCGGAGAATTATTCTTCGTTTGTGCGGTTTAACCGCATCAAGGGGGTAGGGATTGGCATCTTCCCGCTGCCAGGAGCCAACTTCCTTGATGTTTCCAGGGTGGTGAAGCAGGAAATGGCGGTATTAGAGCGCAACTTCCCGCCGGGGCTAAATTATAGGGTTGCCTTTGACACCACTGACTTTGTGCAGGAATCGATCCGCAGCGTGGTAATTACCCTGTTTCAAGCGATCACCCTGGTGGTATTAATTATCTTTGTGTTTTTGCAGGATTGGCGCACCACAATTATTCCAGTTGTGACCATTCCTGTCTCACTAATTGGCACCTTTATCTTTGTAAAGGCCTTTGGTTTCTCGCTGAATAGTTTAACCATGTTTGGTTTGACCCTGGCTACCGGGATGGTGGTAGATGATGCGATCGTAATTATTGAAAACATCTCTCGCTATATTCAAGATGAGGGGATGAGGCCGATCGAAGCAGCTTCGGTCGCCATGAGTGAGCTATTCGGCGCAGTAATTGCCACCTCGCTAGTGTTGATGGCGGTGTTTATTCCGGTGGCCTTTTTCCCTGGCACCACAGGGCTACTGTACCGCCAGTTTGCGCTCACGATCGCCTTTGCGATTACCATTTCCACGTTTAATGCCTTGACCCTGACCCCCTCGCTATCGGCTCTATTGTTGCGGCGATCGCCTCCCCCAGATAATCGGTTTTTCAATGGCTTCAATTGGCTGCTTGATCAAACCCGCAATGGTTATGCCTGGTTGTTGCAAAGGTTAGTCAATTTAAAGGCACTGGTAATGGTTGTGTTTGCAGCTTTGCTAGCGCTAACCTACTGGCTATATACGGTTGTGCCTCAGTCGTTTTTGCCGACCGAAGATCAGGGCTATTTAATTACCCTGGTAATTGCCCCTGAGGGGGTTTCGCTCAACTATACCGAGGGTGTAATTGAGCAGGCCGAAGATATTTTGCAGAATGTACCGGAAATTACCAATACCTTTGGTGTGGGTGCGTTTGGATTCAATGGTAATGCA
The sequence above is a segment of the Pseudanabaena sp. PCC 7367 genome. Coding sequences within it:
- a CDS encoding sensor histidine kinase, which encodes MNSASPDLVSIAQSQIALLTQSLGAASSVVYLAEGIAQGMPTDLVEVAAYPVGASEELPADSAPMLPASASSALVKPGRVVLPLVYEGEIVGVLMAGREDRNWTETEHFQIQQIANTLAIACALDRRCQWLEESQKQTYLGQQQFLSTVMHQLRNPLTAIKTFAKLLARRIAPDNPMHRFVSGILQESQHMQDILAEVDQARYAAEELALPQQEMFLLPASTLELAATDLAEILTPLLRSTEAIAETKGLSFRAYMPAELPPIKANGGALREVLGNLLDNAVKYTPQGQVEIAVRVLPETVAIAIKDSGYGIPSKDLEHLFDRRFRGRQAHSNIPGSGIGLAIVKELLSKMQGEIKVNSQENQGSIFTVILKRWPQAEISASR
- the xth gene encoding exodeoxyribonuclease III, with translation MQIATWNVNSVRTRLEQVLDWLRSHPEVDVLCLQETKAPDDKFPIAAFNDLGYQVYIYGQKSYNGVAIVAKQQMDEIANGFGAILGDGFSANNPDLDFDDQKRVISGVSNGVRIVNLYVPNGSAPGSEKYDYKLQWLAKLNNYLKKLIEQDGGIDAAQILVCGDLNVAIADIDIYDPSDRAKHIMSTDLERETLQAAVLNLGFQDAFRKFTPDAGHFSWWDYRGGSFRRNHGWRIDYHLLSPKLYEQAIACTIDIEPRRLEKPSDHTPVVVELQLA
- a CDS encoding efflux RND transporter periplasmic adaptor subunit — its product is MQTRNLTKLGNLTKHVGHLGHFGKLSITAFSVAMLGACQGGPPPGSGGQAIPVEIKTVELGDIQETTEYIANLNSRESVTLQPRVSGQIAQILVQAGDYVEAGTPIIQIDPTEQQAALLSTIAAVESAAAAAASTQARLEDVRSVLRSLEASKLANLSDVALNQRDLQRDAELVQEGAITQRDLDTRVNSLERAQATLGQVEQEIEAQKARVLAAEADLARSERLLVQAQADAEEQQALLGFYGITAPFAGTVGDIPVKVGDFVDSGTQLLTITQNEQLEVEINIPIERSPELQVGLPVVLLDSNNNILGESQISFIAPNTETVTQSILVKAIFDNAEELLRADQFVRARIVWSEGKGVLIPTSSISRLGGQNFVFQAVPPEEIEQEEPPEGTEADPEQAQRSPIEATPANAQSSEDSENQGPPTFIAVQKPVKLGRIQGNSYHVLEGLEAGDQLVTSGILKLTDGAPVMRLSDLPPMDGPPDQAPKGS
- a CDS encoding efflux RND transporter permease subunit → MFVDTFIKRPVLASVAAIIIVLTGAIAIPTLPVAQYPNVSPPQVVVTANYTGANAEVVEQTVTSILEREINGIEGIRYMNSVSANTGTSTITITFELDRDQDIAAVDVQNRVQTAQARLPTDVTALGVTISKESSNLVMVMGLYAEDGVYDDTYVSNYADLFIRDALKRLNGVSNVVIFGERQYAMRVWLDPQRLAQRGLAAQDVVNALREQNLQVGAGQIGLPPTTSDQQYQLSIVAKGRLSTAEEFEDITISASDDGTLIKIRDIGRVELGAENYSSFVRFNRIKGVGIGIFPLPGANFLDVSRVVKQEMAVLERNFPPGLNYRVAFDTTDFVQESIRSVVITLFQAITLVVLIIFVFLQDWRTTIIPVVTIPVSLIGTFIFVKAFGFSLNSLTMFGLTLATGMVVDDAIVIIENISRYIQDEGMRPIEAASVAMSELFGAVIATSLVLMAVFIPVAFFPGTTGLLYRQFALTIAFAITISTFNALTLTPSLSALLLRRSPPPDNRFFNGFNWLLDQTRNGYAWLLQRLVNLKALVMVVFAALLALTYWLYTVVPQSFLPTEDQGYLITLVIAPEGVSLNYTEGVIEQAEDILQNVPEITNTFGVGAFGFNGNAPHYGVIFSTLKPWSERKRPDQSMQSVINKVRGPLFGIQDALVITFPPPAIQGLGSVGGFTFQLQDRANLGFDVLAQSMGAVLGRAAESGKIVDIRPNFSGNTPQLNVEIDRDRANALQVPVDDILNTLQINLGSQFVNEFNSFGQSYRVFVQADQQFRSEPNDINQLYVRSLAGELIPLGNLVNVTPTIGPSIINRYNLFRAIQIDGSPAPGVSSGEAIRTMEQIAAEVLPNGISYEWSGLSLEEIKSGGQAPIIFALGLVFVFLVLAAQYESYITPTIIMFTVPLAIMGALLAVAMRSFTNDNFANDIYVQIGLVMLIGLASKNAILIVEFADQLQEKGLPLVKAALEASQQRLRPILMTAFSTIVGLFPLVIATGAGAASRQSLGTAVVGGMIASTFLSLFLVPILYIVVGRIVERFKPKPPSLPEATPPEPEPTPVESE